The Cherax quadricarinatus isolate ZL_2023a chromosome 78, ASM3850222v1, whole genome shotgun sequence genome contains a region encoding:
- the LOC128701677 gene encoding uncharacterized protein: MSLAVMWAAVMCFSGVINIVCPHPRATSWGNHLLFPSTTPEDSPAMSFLWKYAPDEAEEARPPGSRLQENDRVSISNLSKLYPGSTSVSSLPGSTSGNSLLSRMRRSNLLRQEDLEALNGIPQHQKAEVMKRAISLWVTLHPQTIPGPRTQGQRSAPRDPDDGDAPVRTYGQPLRWGR, translated from the coding sequence ATGTCCCTGGCAGTGATGTGGGCAGCTGTGATGTGCTTCTCTGGGGTCATAAACATCGTGTGTCCCCACCCCAGAGCCACATCCTGGGGAAACCACCTCCTGTTCCCCAGCACTACCCCTGAGGATTCCCCAGCCATGTCCTTCCTTTGGAAATACGCTCCTGATGAGGCCGAAGAAGCGAGGCCTCCAGGCTCACGCCTTCAGGAGAACGATAGAGTAAGCATCAGCAACCTTTCGAAGCTCTACCCAGGAAGTACCTCAGTGAGCTCTCTCCCCGGAAGTACATCAGGAAACTCTCTCCTAAGCCGCATGCGTCGCAGCAACCTCCTCCGTCAGGAGGATCTGGAGGCCCTAAACGGCATCCCGCAGCATCAGAAGGCTGAGGTTATGAAAAGAGCCATCAGCCTTTGGGTGACTTTGCACCCCCAGACTATTCCAGGACCACGCACGCAGGGACAGAGGAGTGCCCCCAGGGATCCTGACGATGGTGACGCCCCCGTTAGGACTTATGGTCAACCATTACGCTGGGGAAGATAA